In a single window of the Saccharothrix australiensis genome:
- a CDS encoding MFS transporter, whose protein sequence is MGTGFRAAFTVPEFRVLWAAAALSTVGDQLARVALSVLVFQRTGSAAWTALTYALTMLPALVSGVLLTGLADRYPRRAVMVAADLLRAALLAVMAVPGVPLPLLAALLVAAQLAEPPFAAAQGALLPTVLGDRYEAGQSVHLITHQAGLLLGFAGGGLVVAWLGTSGALAVDAATFAASALLLRFGLRHRPAPGEVKRARVRIREGAALVWRDRRLRLLVALGWLALFTVVPEGLAAPFSAEAGAGAAGVGVLLAADPAGMVLGTVLLRFLPATRRVRLLGLLAVATAVPLVGYLLAPDLVGAVALLASSGAFSAYQVTAGATFVRLVPDAQRGQALGFARSGLVAAQGVGVAGGGLLAGATGSATAAIAVSGLAGVLLAVVVAIAWSRVSAAVSAG, encoded by the coding sequence GTGGGCACGGGTTTCCGGGCCGCGTTCACCGTGCCCGAGTTCCGGGTGCTGTGGGCGGCGGCGGCCCTGTCGACCGTGGGCGACCAGCTCGCCCGCGTGGCGCTGTCGGTGCTGGTGTTCCAGCGCACCGGCTCGGCCGCGTGGACCGCGCTCACCTACGCGTTGACCATGCTCCCGGCCCTCGTGTCGGGCGTCCTGCTGACCGGGCTCGCCGACCGGTACCCCCGGCGGGCGGTCATGGTCGCCGCCGACCTGCTGCGTGCCGCGCTGCTGGCCGTCATGGCGGTGCCCGGCGTGCCGTTGCCGCTGCTCGCGGCGCTGCTGGTGGCCGCGCAGCTGGCGGAGCCGCCGTTCGCCGCCGCCCAGGGCGCGCTGCTGCCGACCGTGCTCGGCGACCGGTACGAGGCGGGCCAGTCGGTGCACCTGATCACCCACCAGGCGGGTCTGCTGCTCGGGTTCGCGGGCGGCGGGCTGGTCGTGGCGTGGTTGGGCACGTCCGGCGCGCTGGCGGTCGACGCGGCGACGTTCGCGGCGTCCGCGCTGCTGCTGCGGTTCGGCCTGCGCCACCGCCCCGCGCCCGGCGAGGTGAAACGGGCCCGCGTGCGCATCCGGGAGGGCGCGGCGCTCGTGTGGCGCGACCGGCGGCTGCGGCTGCTCGTCGCGCTGGGGTGGCTCGCGCTGTTCACCGTGGTGCCGGAAGGGCTGGCCGCGCCGTTCTCGGCGGAGGCGGGCGCGGGCGCGGCGGGGGTCGGCGTGCTGCTCGCGGCCGACCCGGCCGGGATGGTGCTGGGGACCGTCCTGCTGCGGTTCCTGCCCGCCACGCGCCGGGTCCGCCTGCTGGGGCTGCTGGCGGTGGCGACGGCCGTGCCGCTGGTGGGCTACCTGCTCGCGCCCGACCTGGTGGGCGCGGTGGCGCTGCTGGCGTCGAGCGGTGCGTTCAGCGCCTACCAGGTCACGGCGGGGGCGACGTTCGTGCGCCTCGTGCCCGACGCCCAACGCGGGCAGGCGCTCGGGTTCGCGCGCAGCGGCCTGGTGGCGGCGCAGGGCGTCGGTGTCGCCGGGGGAGGGCTGCTGGCCGGGGCCACCGGTTCGGCGACGGCGGCGATCGCGGTGTCGGGCCTGGCCGGCGTGCTGCTGGCGGTGGTGGTGGCGATCGCCTGGTCGCGGGTGTCGGCGGCTGTCTCGGCGGGGTGA
- a CDS encoding aminotransferase class IV: MEIDGGTATAEQLAPALLANYGHFTAMQVRDRRVRGLDLHLRRLDAAHRELYGTGLAGERVRALVSHALADDVRDAAVRVVAFGPADPSVLVAVRPPAAPPTRPQRLMTVSYQRPLPHVKHLGGFGQSHHRNRAQAAGYDDALLTTPDGVVVEGAIANIGFLDDAGIVWAEADWLHGTAMQLLERRIPARRAVVRRSDLRSYRGAFLANSIGVVPVSGIDDVDFAVDDAEMARIRAAYDAGPWDAFE, from the coding sequence ATGGAGATCGACGGCGGCACCGCGACCGCCGAGCAGCTCGCGCCCGCCCTGCTCGCCAATTACGGCCACTTCACGGCGATGCAGGTCCGCGACCGCCGCGTGCGCGGCCTCGACCTGCACCTGCGCCGGCTGGACGCGGCCCACCGCGAGCTGTACGGCACCGGCCTGGCCGGCGAGCGGGTCCGCGCGCTGGTCTCGCACGCGTTGGCCGACGACGTCCGCGACGCGGCGGTGCGGGTCGTCGCGTTCGGCCCCGCCGACCCGTCGGTGCTGGTGGCGGTGCGCCCGCCGGCCGCGCCGCCGACCCGGCCGCAGCGGCTGATGACCGTGTCGTACCAGCGGCCCCTGCCGCACGTGAAGCACCTGGGCGGGTTCGGGCAGTCGCACCACCGCAACCGCGCGCAGGCCGCCGGGTACGACGACGCGCTGCTGACCACCCCCGACGGCGTGGTCGTCGAGGGCGCGATCGCCAACATCGGCTTCCTGGACGACGCGGGGATCGTGTGGGCGGAGGCGGACTGGCTGCACGGCACGGCCATGCAACTGCTCGAACGGCGGATCCCGGCGCGGCGGGCCGTCGTGCGCCGGTCGGACCTGCGCTCCTACCGGGGCGCGTTCCTGGCCAACTCGATCGGCGTCGTGCCCGTGTCGGGCATCGACGACGTCGACTTCGCCGTGGACGACGCCGAGATGGCCCGCATCCGGGCCGCCTACGACGCCGGGCCGTGGGACGCGTTCGAGTAG
- a CDS encoding M24 family metallopeptidase, protein MSTHVGPIDVEALRARLDRAATAATVAGVDALLISPGSDLRYLIGAGGSSFERLTCLVLPVGGPPVLVVPKLEQPGYAAVPTDELGVEVATWVDDQDPYALVKGALKGTGRVAVADMMPALHTLRLREVIGGEQVLAGPVLRELRMRKDEAEIAALRKAGAAIDRVHERMEEWLRPGRTEAEVGADIAAAIVAEGHELAEFVIVGSGPNGASPHHSLSDRVIEAGDVVVVDIGGPVAEGYNSDSTRSYVLGEPRDKDVWDTYAVLQAAQRAAVEAVRPGVTCEAVDATAREVIADAGFGEYFVHRTGHGIGLDVHEEPYIVRGNDLPLEAGMAFSVEPGIYLPGRWGARIEDIVVATADGVESVNHRPHDLVVLPA, encoded by the coding sequence ATGTCGACCCATGTTGGACCCATTGACGTGGAAGCCCTCCGCGCGCGACTGGACCGGGCCGCCACCGCGGCGACCGTCGCCGGAGTGGACGCCCTGCTGATCTCGCCCGGTTCGGACCTGCGGTACCTGATCGGCGCGGGTGGCTCGTCGTTCGAGCGGCTGACCTGCCTGGTGCTGCCCGTCGGCGGTCCGCCGGTGCTGGTCGTGCCGAAGCTGGAGCAGCCTGGCTACGCGGCCGTCCCGACCGACGAGCTGGGCGTCGAGGTCGCCACGTGGGTGGACGACCAGGACCCGTACGCCCTGGTCAAGGGCGCGTTGAAGGGCACCGGCCGGGTGGCGGTCGCGGACATGATGCCCGCGCTGCACACCCTGCGGCTGCGCGAGGTGATCGGCGGCGAGCAGGTGCTGGCCGGTCCGGTCCTGCGCGAGCTGCGGATGCGCAAGGACGAGGCGGAGATCGCCGCGCTGCGCAAGGCGGGCGCGGCCATCGACCGCGTGCACGAGCGGATGGAGGAGTGGCTGCGGCCCGGCCGCACGGAGGCCGAGGTGGGCGCGGACATCGCCGCCGCGATCGTCGCCGAGGGGCACGAGCTGGCCGAGTTCGTGATCGTCGGGTCCGGCCCGAACGGCGCGTCGCCGCACCACAGCCTGTCCGACCGGGTCATCGAGGCCGGTGACGTGGTCGTCGTCGACATCGGCGGTCCCGTCGCAGAGGGCTACAACTCGGACTCCACCCGGAGCTACGTGCTGGGCGAGCCGCGCGACAAGGACGTGTGGGACACCTACGCGGTGCTCCAGGCCGCGCAGCGGGCGGCCGTGGAGGCGGTCCGGCCGGGCGTCACGTGCGAGGCCGTGGACGCCACCGCGCGGGAGGTCATCGCGGACGCCGGGTTCGGCGAGTACTTCGTGCACCGCACCGGCCACGGCATCGGGCTGGACGTGCACGAGGAGCCCTACATCGTCCGCGGGAACGACCTGCCGCTGGAGGCGGGCATGGCGTTCAGCGTCGAGCCCGGAATCTACCTGCCCGGCCGCTGGGGCGCGCGGATCGAGGACATCGTGGTCGCGACCGCGGACGGCGTCGAGAGCGTCAACCACCGGCCCCACGATCTGGTGGTGCTGCCGGCGTGA
- a CDS encoding Lrp/AsnC family transcriptional regulator — protein sequence MTNLEPIDRAILRELAADGRCSFTDLAERVGLSVSAVHQRVRRLEQRGVVRGYAARLDGDEIGLPLTAFISLTPIDPSAPDDYPKRLEHLPQIEACYSVAGDASYVLRVRVASPTALEELLRQIREVANVSTRTTVVLSTPYEDRPPAV from the coding sequence GTGACCAACCTGGAGCCGATCGACCGGGCGATCCTGCGCGAGCTGGCGGCCGACGGCCGGTGCAGCTTCACCGACCTCGCCGAGCGCGTGGGCCTGAGCGTGTCGGCCGTGCACCAGCGGGTGCGGCGGCTGGAGCAGCGCGGTGTGGTGCGCGGGTACGCCGCGCGGCTGGACGGCGACGAGATCGGCCTGCCGCTGACCGCGTTCATCTCGCTCACCCCGATCGACCCGTCGGCTCCGGACGACTACCCCAAGCGGTTGGAGCACCTGCCGCAGATCGAAGCGTGCTACTCGGTCGCGGGGGACGCCTCCTACGTACTCCGCGTCCGGGTGGCGTCGCCGACGGCGCTGGAGGAGCTGCTGCGGCAGATCCGGGAGGTGGCGAACGTGTCCACCCGGACCACCGTGGTGCTGTCGACGCCGTACGAGGACCGTCCGCCCGCCGTCTGA
- a CDS encoding GlxA family transcriptional regulator, whose translation MEREVVVVGYHDATLLDIAGPVEVFRAAALLRGGYRVRVAAVGGGFTASGIPLGADDLRAVTGPVDTVVVVGGAGFEEAARDRELLAELRRVAGVSRRVAAVCTGAFVVAAAGLLDGARATTHWAYCDELAALHPSVRVVRDAIFVCDGRLATSAGVTAGIDLALALLETDHDAALARLVARWLVVFLQRPGGQSQFSVRSRVPAVREPGLRAVLDAIADNPAARWTVEEMARCAAMSTRHFARVFPRRVGLPPARYVERARVEAAAALLETGDEGLDVVARRSGFGSAETLRRAFGRVLGVTPGGYRNRFRTTGAA comes from the coding sequence GTGGAACGTGAAGTGGTCGTCGTCGGGTACCACGACGCGACGTTGCTGGACATCGCCGGACCCGTCGAGGTGTTCCGGGCCGCGGCCCTCCTGCGCGGCGGGTACCGGGTGCGGGTGGCCGCCGTGGGCGGTGGGTTCACGGCTTCGGGGATCCCGCTGGGCGCCGACGATCTGCGTGCGGTCACCGGTCCGGTGGACACGGTGGTCGTGGTCGGCGGCGCCGGGTTCGAGGAGGCGGCGCGCGACCGCGAGCTGCTGGCGGAGCTGCGCCGGGTGGCCGGGGTCTCGCGCCGCGTCGCCGCCGTGTGCACGGGGGCGTTCGTGGTGGCCGCGGCGGGTCTGCTGGACGGCGCGCGGGCCACCACGCACTGGGCGTACTGCGACGAGCTGGCCGCGCTGCACCCGTCGGTGCGGGTCGTGCGGGACGCGATCTTCGTGTGCGACGGGCGGCTGGCCACCTCGGCGGGCGTCACGGCGGGCATCGACCTCGCGCTGGCGCTGCTGGAGACCGACCACGACGCGGCGCTGGCCAGGCTGGTGGCCCGCTGGCTGGTGGTGTTCCTGCAGCGGCCGGGCGGGCAGTCGCAGTTCAGCGTCCGCTCGCGCGTGCCCGCGGTCCGCGAACCGGGGCTGCGGGCCGTGCTGGACGCCATCGCCGACAACCCGGCCGCGCGGTGGACCGTCGAGGAGATGGCCCGCTGCGCGGCGATGAGCACGCGGCACTTCGCCCGCGTGTTCCCGCGCCGGGTCGGGCTGCCGCCCGCCCGGTACGTGGAGCGGGCGCGGGTGGAGGCGGCGGCGGCGCTGCTGGAGACCGGTGACGAGGGGCTGGACGTCGTGGCGCGCCGCAGCGGGTTCGGCTCGGCGGAGACCCTGCGCAGGGCGTTCGGCCGGGTGCTCGGCGTGACACCGGGCGGCTACCGCAACAGGTTCCGCACCACGGGCGCGGCGTGA
- a CDS encoding DJ-1/PfpI family protein, translating to MDLAFVLYPKMTALDLIGPYEVLGHQEGVTAHFVAATPDPVTCDAGLVITPTVTFDELDRADIIVVPGSGVWEAALADGAVAAWLRKVHPTATWTTSVCTGSTLLAAAGILDGRPATTHWAVRDRLAELGAVVSTDRVVRDGSVVTGAGVSAGIDMALTLVGLIWGDDRAMFTQLGIEYDPRPPYDAGSPETAPGELVTLARSLLSGSAT from the coding sequence ATGGACCTGGCTTTCGTGCTCTACCCGAAGATGACGGCGCTGGACCTGATCGGCCCCTACGAGGTCCTGGGGCACCAGGAGGGCGTGACGGCGCACTTCGTCGCGGCGACGCCGGACCCGGTGACGTGCGACGCGGGGCTGGTGATCACGCCGACGGTGACGTTCGACGAGCTGGACCGCGCCGACATCATCGTGGTGCCCGGCAGCGGGGTGTGGGAGGCCGCGCTGGCGGACGGGGCGGTCGCGGCGTGGCTGCGCAAGGTGCACCCGACCGCCACCTGGACCACGTCGGTGTGCACCGGCTCGACGCTGCTGGCGGCGGCGGGCATCCTCGACGGCCGACCGGCCACCACCCACTGGGCGGTGCGCGACCGGCTGGCCGAGCTGGGCGCCGTGGTCAGCACCGACCGGGTGGTGCGGGACGGGTCGGTCGTCACCGGCGCGGGCGTGTCCGCGGGCATCGACATGGCGCTCACCCTGGTGGGGCTGATCTGGGGTGACGACCGGGCGATGTTCACCCAGCTCGGCATCGAGTACGACCCGCGACCGCCGTACGACGCCGGGTCGCCCGAGACGGCTCCGGGCGAGTTGGTGACGCTGGCGCGGTCGCTGCTGTCGGGTTCCGCGACCTGA
- a CDS encoding 5'-3' exonuclease — MSSPLVLLDAASLYFRAFYALPESMTAPDGTPVNAVRGFVDTITKVVNERKAGRLIACLDADWRPAFRVAALPSYKAHRVAAGGADGEEDVPDTLTPQVPIILDVLDAVGIATAEAVGYEADDVIGTLAARERTDPVEVITGDRDLFQVVRDEPTPVRVLYLGRGWAKAELIGPAELAAKYALPVRDAGRAYAGMAVLRGDPSDGLPGVAGIGEKTAAKLISEFGSLDAVLAAVHDGRDRKLTTRARTALLNAQDYLAAAPTVVDVATDADLLIDRPDPVPSAPADPDRVTELTRRWGLGSSLPRLETALRNRHP, encoded by the coding sequence GTGAGTAGCCCGCTCGTCCTCCTGGACGCCGCCAGCCTGTACTTCCGGGCCTTCTACGCGCTGCCCGAGTCGATGACCGCACCGGACGGCACACCGGTCAACGCGGTGCGCGGGTTCGTCGACACCATCACCAAGGTCGTCAACGAGCGCAAGGCGGGCCGGTTGATCGCCTGCCTGGACGCGGACTGGCGGCCGGCGTTCCGCGTCGCCGCGCTGCCCTCGTACAAGGCGCACCGGGTCGCCGCCGGCGGGGCCGACGGCGAGGAGGACGTGCCCGACACCCTCACGCCGCAGGTGCCGATCATCCTGGACGTGCTCGACGCGGTGGGCATCGCGACCGCCGAGGCGGTCGGCTACGAGGCGGACGACGTGATCGGCACCCTCGCGGCCCGCGAGCGGACCGACCCCGTCGAGGTGATCACCGGCGACCGCGACCTGTTCCAGGTCGTGCGCGACGAGCCGACCCCCGTCCGGGTGCTCTACCTGGGCCGGGGCTGGGCGAAGGCGGAGCTGATCGGACCGGCGGAGCTGGCCGCGAAGTACGCCCTGCCGGTCCGGGACGCCGGCCGCGCCTACGCCGGGATGGCGGTCCTGCGCGGCGACCCGTCCGACGGCCTGCCCGGCGTGGCCGGCATCGGCGAGAAGACGGCGGCCAAGCTGATCAGCGAGTTCGGCTCGCTGGACGCGGTGCTGGCCGCGGTGCACGACGGCCGGGACCGCAAGCTGACCACCCGCGCGCGGACCGCGCTGCTCAACGCGCAGGACTACCTGGCCGCGGCGCCGACGGTGGTCGACGTGGCGACCGACGCGGACCTCCTGATCGACCGCCCCGACCCGGTGCCCTCGGCGCCGGCCGACCCGGACCGGGTGACCGAACTCACCCGCCGGTGGGGCCTGGGCAGCTCCCTACCCAGGCTGGAGACCGCGCTGCGGAACCGCCACCCCTGA
- a CDS encoding DEAD/DEAH box helicase, whose product MSRASRSPADQYADFRRRSTRPQLADFLSVLSFELDPFQQRACEALEDGHGVLVCAPTGAGKTVVGEFAVHLALSEGRKCFYTTPIKALSNQKYADLVARYGPGKVGLLTGDTSVNGDAPVVVMTTEVLRNMLYAGSSTLGSLAYVVMDEVHYLADRFRGPVWEEVILHLPESVRLVGLSATVSNAEEFGEWLVEVRGDTTVVVDEHRPVPLWQHMLAGGRMLDLFAGETPDGHARINPQLLRHTEDLARFHVPWSRNRNNKGRPPRGSGFKPPSRVDVVQRLDAAGLLPAIDFVFSRAGCDAAVGQCVRAGLRLNSEAEVEEIRDVIEEKTRDLPQGDLMVLGYWEWREALERGIASHHAGLLPAFKETVEELFVRGLVKVVFATETLALGINMPARTVVLEKLVKYNGEAHVDLTPGEYTQLTGRAGRRGIDVEGHAVVVWQPGVDPKAVAGLASTRTYPLRSSFRPGYNMAVNLVHQLGAAAAREILEQSFAQFQADRSVVGLARRIERNREALAGYSEAMTCHLGDFAEYASLRRRVVEREKALARQNSSARRAEAAASLERLRKGDVIAVPSGRRSGLAVVVDPGLEPLGEARPLVVTEDRWSGRLSAADFPAPVEVLGRVRLPRQVDTRSPKSRRDLASTLRDTGIVAPSLRKRRSNADDDAELATLRRALRAHPCHGCEKREDHARWGERYHRLLAETEQLERKVAATTHSLAREFDRIRGLLRERGYLHEEESGPGEEVTEHGKRLTRLYSESDLLAAECLRHGVWRGLEPAELAAVVSSLVYEARRDGPLETRLPPGKVADAMTATARLWAELEDDERRHRLDRTRQPDPGFAWPVYRWARGESLEKVLSSAEASGTELGAGDFVRWCRQVIDFLDQIRDVVGGGDQVGATARKAVDALRRGVVAMATV is encoded by the coding sequence GTGTCACGAGCTTCGCGGTCCCCGGCCGACCAGTACGCGGACTTCCGCCGCCGCTCCACCCGGCCCCAGCTGGCCGACTTCCTCTCGGTGCTCTCCTTCGAGCTGGACCCGTTCCAGCAGCGCGCCTGCGAGGCGCTGGAGGACGGGCACGGCGTGCTGGTGTGCGCGCCGACCGGCGCGGGCAAGACCGTCGTCGGCGAGTTCGCCGTCCACCTGGCCCTGTCCGAGGGCCGCAAGTGCTTCTACACGACGCCGATCAAGGCGCTGTCGAACCAGAAGTACGCCGACCTGGTCGCCCGCTACGGCCCCGGCAAGGTCGGCCTGCTGACCGGCGACACCTCCGTCAACGGCGACGCGCCCGTGGTCGTCATGACCACCGAGGTGCTGCGCAACATGCTCTACGCGGGCTCGTCCACGCTGGGCAGCCTCGCCTACGTGGTGATGGACGAGGTGCATTACCTGGCCGACCGGTTCCGCGGCCCGGTGTGGGAGGAGGTCATCCTCCACCTGCCGGAGTCGGTGCGGCTGGTGGGCCTGTCCGCCACGGTCAGCAACGCGGAGGAGTTCGGCGAGTGGCTGGTGGAGGTGCGCGGCGACACCACGGTGGTGGTGGACGAGCACCGGCCGGTGCCGCTGTGGCAGCACATGCTGGCCGGCGGCCGGATGCTCGACCTGTTCGCGGGCGAGACGCCGGACGGGCACGCCCGGATCAACCCGCAGCTGCTGCGCCACACCGAGGACCTGGCGCGGTTCCACGTGCCGTGGAGCCGGAACCGGAACAACAAGGGCCGCCCGCCGCGCGGGTCGGGTTTCAAGCCGCCGTCGCGGGTCGACGTGGTGCAGCGGCTCGACGCGGCGGGCCTGCTGCCCGCGATCGACTTCGTGTTCAGCCGGGCGGGCTGCGACGCGGCGGTGGGCCAGTGCGTGCGGGCCGGGCTGCGGCTGAACTCCGAGGCGGAGGTCGAGGAGATCCGCGACGTCATCGAGGAGAAGACGCGCGACCTGCCGCAGGGCGACCTGATGGTGCTGGGCTACTGGGAGTGGCGCGAGGCGCTGGAACGGGGCATCGCGAGCCACCACGCGGGGCTGCTGCCCGCGTTCAAGGAGACCGTGGAGGAGCTGTTCGTCCGCGGCCTGGTCAAGGTGGTGTTCGCGACCGAGACGCTGGCGCTGGGCATCAACATGCCGGCGCGGACGGTCGTGCTGGAGAAGCTGGTCAAGTACAACGGCGAGGCGCACGTCGACCTGACGCCGGGCGAGTACACGCAGCTCACCGGGCGCGCGGGGCGGCGCGGTATCGACGTGGAGGGCCACGCGGTCGTCGTGTGGCAGCCGGGGGTGGACCCGAAGGCGGTCGCGGGCCTGGCGTCCACGCGGACCTACCCGCTGCGGTCGTCGTTCCGGCCCGGCTACAACATGGCGGTCAACCTGGTGCACCAGCTCGGCGCGGCGGCGGCGCGGGAGATCCTGGAGCAGTCGTTCGCGCAGTTCCAGGCCGACCGGTCGGTGGTGGGCCTGGCGCGGCGGATCGAGCGCAACCGGGAGGCGCTGGCCGGGTACTCCGAGGCGATGACGTGCCACCTCGGCGACTTCGCCGAGTACGCGTCGCTGCGCCGCCGGGTGGTCGAGCGGGAGAAGGCGCTGGCGCGGCAGAACTCGTCGGCGCGGCGCGCGGAGGCGGCGGCGTCGCTGGAGCGGCTGCGCAAGGGCGACGTGATCGCGGTGCCGTCGGGCCGCCGGTCGGGGCTGGCGGTGGTGGTCGACCCCGGCCTGGAGCCGCTGGGCGAGGCGCGCCCGCTGGTCGTGACGGAGGACCGGTGGTCGGGCCGGCTGTCCGCGGCGGACTTCCCGGCGCCGGTGGAGGTGCTCGGCCGCGTGCGGCTGCCGCGCCAGGTCGACACGCGGTCGCCGAAGTCGCGGCGCGACCTGGCGTCGACGTTGCGCGACACGGGGATCGTCGCGCCGTCGCTGCGCAAGCGCCGGTCGAACGCCGACGACGACGCGGAGCTGGCGACGCTGCGCCGGGCGCTGCGCGCGCACCCGTGCCACGGCTGCGAGAAGCGGGAGGACCACGCCCGGTGGGGTGAGCGGTACCACCGGCTGCTGGCCGAGACCGAGCAGCTGGAGCGGAAGGTCGCGGCGACGACGCACTCGCTGGCGCGGGAGTTCGACCGCATCCGGGGCCTGCTGCGGGAGCGCGGCTACCTGCACGAGGAGGAGAGCGGGCCGGGCGAGGAGGTGACCGAGCACGGCAAGCGGCTGACCCGCCTGTACTCCGAGTCGGACCTGCTGGCGGCGGAGTGCCTGCGGCACGGGGTGTGGCGCGGGCTCGAACCGGCGGAGCTGGCGGCGGTCGTGTCGTCGCTGGTGTACGAGGCGCGGCGGGACGGCCCGCTGGAGACCAGGCTGCCGCCGGGGAAGGTCGCCGACGCGATGACGGCGACCGCGCGGCTGTGGGCCGAGCTGGAGGACGACGAGCGGCGGCACCGGCTGGACCGCACGCGGCAGCCCGACCCCGGTTTCGCGTGGCCGGTGTACCGGTGGGCGCGGGGCGAGTCGCTGGAGAAGGTGCTCAGCTCGGCGGAGGCGAGCGGCACGGAGCTGGGCGCGGGCGACTTCGTGCGCTGGTGCCGGCAGGTGATCGACTTCCTGGACCAGATCAGGGACGTGGTCGGCGGCGGCGACCAGGTGGGCGCGACGGCCCGCAAGGCGGTCGACGCGCTGCGCCGCGGGGTGGTGGCGATGGCCACGGTCTGA
- a CDS encoding GNAT family N-acetyltransferase, which yields MTDLDIRVLDDAHYRAAHTLFRGALHHPPAPDDRWEIARTSYDPGRAFGAFAGDELVGTVQSFPSRLAVPGGAVVPMAAVSRVGVRADWTRRGVLTALQRAQLRAMRESGDVAASLRASEGAIYERFGYGVATRVREVRVKRATARSRQPIAGRVRLVEPAAAGDLVGSLFERVSPGRAGTIARWQGWWNLNVLHEEGAHQRYAIASGPDGDDGYVVYKVTAYSYENGVEKPAVLTVLDLWAATPRAWADLWVFLLGIDLVDEVGAEGRPVDEPLEWLLVDRRALRVVDVMDETWLRLVDVEAALSARAYRPGGSVVIGVRDRFLPENEGSYLITSSGASRTTGEPDFVVDVDVLGAAYLGDVAFGALAAAGRFAAGSPEAVARADALFAVDQAPWCGTFF from the coding sequence GTGACCGATCTGGACATCCGTGTTCTCGACGACGCCCACTACCGCGCTGCCCACACCCTGTTCCGGGGTGCCCTGCACCACCCGCCCGCACCGGACGACCGGTGGGAGATCGCGCGGACGTCCTACGACCCCGGTCGCGCGTTCGGCGCGTTCGCGGGCGACGAGCTGGTCGGCACGGTGCAGTCGTTCCCGTCCCGGCTGGCGGTGCCCGGCGGCGCGGTCGTGCCGATGGCCGCCGTCAGCCGGGTCGGCGTGCGGGCCGACTGGACGCGGCGCGGCGTGCTCACCGCGTTGCAGCGGGCGCAACTGCGGGCGATGCGGGAGTCCGGCGACGTGGCGGCGTCGCTGCGGGCGTCGGAGGGCGCGATCTACGAGCGGTTCGGGTACGGGGTGGCGACGCGGGTCCGGGAGGTCCGCGTCAAGCGCGCCACCGCCCGGTCGCGGCAGCCGATCGCGGGCCGGGTGCGGCTGGTGGAGCCCGCGGCGGCCGGTGACCTGGTCGGGTCGCTGTTCGAGCGCGTGTCGCCCGGTCGGGCGGGCACCATCGCGCGGTGGCAGGGGTGGTGGAACCTGAACGTCCTGCACGAGGAGGGCGCGCACCAGCGGTACGCGATCGCCTCCGGCCCGGACGGGGACGACGGGTACGTGGTCTACAAGGTCACGGCCTACTCGTACGAGAACGGCGTCGAGAAGCCGGCCGTGCTGACGGTGCTGGACCTCTGGGCGGCGACGCCGCGCGCGTGGGCCGACCTGTGGGTGTTCCTGCTGGGCATCGACCTGGTGGACGAGGTGGGCGCGGAGGGGCGGCCCGTCGACGAGCCGCTGGAGTGGCTGCTGGTCGACCGGCGCGCGCTGCGCGTCGTGGACGTGATGGACGAGACGTGGCTGCGGCTGGTCGACGTGGAGGCGGCGCTGTCCGCGCGCGCCTACCGCCCCGGCGGGTCGGTCGTGATCGGCGTCCGCGACCGGTTCCTGCCGGAGAACGAGGGCTCCTACCTGATCACCTCGTCGGGCGCGTCCCGGACGACGGGGGAGCCGGACTTCGTGGTCGACGTCGACGTGCTCGGCGCGGCGTACCTGGGCGACGTGGCGTTCGGCGCGCTGGCGGCGGCCGGCCGGTTCGCCGCGGGCTCACCCGAGGCGGTGGCCCGAGCGGACGCCCTCTTCGCGGTGGACCAGGCGCCTTGGTGCGGGACTTTTTTCTGA
- a CDS encoding DUF4333 domain-containing protein, translating to MTSPYGPSGGNDPQQQWGQQPYGGGYPGTPSGGFPAQQPGYGQPDPSQQQQQQQQWGQQPGQQQYPQQYPGGYDPSQQQQQNPYGQPDPAQQQWGQQPGQYGQPGYGQQPNPYGQPGFGPQQPPAKKSGAVLWVVVALVVLVVAAVGITGFVTPGFFKKKIFDNGSVQSGIVQILKDDYKISDVEGATCTGEHPVEPNRTFTCKVKVGGKEKDVKITVKTADGEYEVGQPTG from the coding sequence ATGACCAGTCCGTACGGACCGTCCGGAGGGAACGACCCGCAGCAGCAGTGGGGCCAGCAGCCCTACGGTGGTGGGTACCCCGGCACGCCGTCGGGTGGTTTCCCCGCTCAGCAGCCCGGTTATGGGCAGCCGGACCCGTCGCAGCAGCAGCAGCAACAGCAGCAGTGGGGGCAGCAGCCGGGGCAGCAGCAGTACCCGCAGCAGTACCCCGGCGGGTACGACCCGAGCCAGCAACAGCAGCAGAACCCCTACGGCCAGCCGGACCCGGCGCAGCAGCAGTGGGGCCAGCAGCCTGGTCAGTACGGGCAGCCCGGCTACGGCCAGCAGCCGAACCCCTACGGGCAGCCCGGTTTCGGGCCGCAGCAGCCGCCCGCGAAGAAGTCCGGCGCGGTGCTGTGGGTCGTCGTGGCGCTGGTCGTGCTGGTGGTCGCGGCGGTCGGCATCACCGGGTTCGTGACGCCCGGCTTCTTCAAGAAGAAGATCTTCGACAACGGGTCCGTGCAGTCGGGCATCGTGCAGATCCTCAAGGACGACTACAAGATCTCCGACGTGGAGGGCGCGACCTGCACCGGGGAGCACCCGGTCGAACCGAACCGCACCTTCACCTGCAAGGTGAAGGTCGGCGGCAAGGAGAAGGACGTGAAGATCACGGTGAAGACCGCGGACGGCGAGTACGAGGTCGGGCAGCCCACGGGCTGA